One Streptomyces sp. NBC_01237 genomic region harbors:
- a CDS encoding DUF6801 domain-containing protein translates to MAANARPAPGRTARMTAGGLLVVAATFLPGAQSAADGQRTEAVIDYDCRFPSGSRAVTAVVAAGYPAAGTVGDPVAAREVTVGLDLPRGVLGELEQLDATAVSALAQLAVLYTDSTDSAKADWSGLAAPAQDITGRESVTLEAAGPVPTATFGSPGRATLSASDLTLTLSPLKADGSPAEPAGIDVTCRPVPGADTVLASLPISGTPTEEPVEPPPADPDRDDTLPPDQREKLDDARREAGRAQEGSEGDVEPCPFSMQLPTPSEAYVAGFTNVKKLNGAALLGPARTNVTMMMNYTNDPCLKTVRVLSGAEFEHEGKRQLPPSRGTFLSFGFMPTTATMILSQVGPTANIDSLTINDLIVDPRYPEYTTITAKFELRVKDVKVNGVPLDVGPNCRASKPIDQTLKAFGTTYPRAGYTVQYGGTMDGNTYIPAFEGCGVGEDLDPLLTASISGGGNYIKMTQAPLCVSTNPDGPDCPPKVPKPER, encoded by the coding sequence ATGGCAGCCAATGCACGTCCGGCCCCCGGCCGCACCGCGCGGATGACCGCGGGCGGCCTCCTGGTCGTCGCCGCCACCTTTCTGCCGGGTGCCCAGTCGGCGGCCGACGGACAGCGGACCGAGGCCGTCATCGACTACGACTGCCGGTTCCCCTCCGGCAGCCGCGCGGTGACCGCCGTCGTGGCCGCCGGATATCCGGCGGCCGGCACGGTGGGCGACCCCGTCGCCGCCCGTGAGGTGACGGTCGGCCTCGACCTGCCGCGCGGAGTGCTGGGCGAACTGGAACAGCTCGATGCCACCGCGGTCTCCGCCCTGGCCCAGCTCGCGGTCCTGTACACCGACTCGACGGACTCGGCCAAGGCCGACTGGTCCGGTCTGGCGGCCCCCGCACAGGACATCACGGGCCGGGAGAGCGTCACGCTGGAGGCCGCCGGGCCGGTCCCGACAGCCACCTTCGGCTCACCCGGCAGAGCCACCCTGTCGGCCTCCGACCTGACCCTCACACTGAGCCCGCTGAAGGCGGACGGCTCACCCGCCGAACCGGCCGGCATCGACGTGACCTGCCGTCCCGTGCCGGGAGCTGACACCGTCCTGGCCTCACTGCCCATCAGCGGCACCCCGACGGAGGAACCCGTCGAGCCGCCTCCGGCCGACCCCGACCGCGACGACACGCTCCCGCCCGATCAGCGGGAGAAGCTGGACGACGCGCGCCGGGAAGCCGGCCGGGCGCAGGAGGGGAGCGAGGGCGACGTCGAACCGTGCCCCTTCTCGATGCAGCTCCCGACGCCCTCCGAGGCGTACGTGGCGGGGTTCACCAACGTCAAGAAGCTGAACGGTGCGGCGCTCCTGGGGCCCGCCCGCACGAACGTGACGATGATGATGAACTACACCAACGACCCCTGCCTGAAGACCGTGCGGGTACTGAGCGGCGCGGAGTTCGAGCACGAGGGAAAGCGGCAGCTCCCGCCGTCCCGGGGCACGTTCCTCTCGTTCGGGTTCATGCCGACCACGGCGACGATGATCCTGAGCCAGGTCGGCCCGACGGCCAACATCGACTCCCTCACCATCAACGACCTCATCGTCGACCCGCGATACCCCGAATACACCACCATCACGGCCAAGTTCGAACTGCGCGTCAAGGACGTCAAGGTCAACGGCGTGCCCCTCGACGTCGGGCCGAACTGCCGGGCGTCCAAGCCGATCGACCAGACGCTGAAGGCATTCGGGACGACCTACCCCCGCGCCGGATACACCGTCCAGTACGGCGGAACCATGGACGGAAACACCTATATCCCGGCCTTCGAGGGATGCGGCGTCGGGGAGGACCTGGATCCGCTGCTCACCGCGTCCATCTCGGGCGGCGGGAACTACATCAAGATGACCCAGGCACCCCTGTGCGTGTCCACGAACCCGGACGGCCCCGACTGCCCGCCGAAGGTGCCGAAGCCGGAGCGGTGA
- a CDS encoding MlaE family ABC transporter permease: MTAPMPVRPPEPPTTGESAPRPPGNKPPTRLLAPLRETGKLFALGLAVSRAIFRRPFQVREFIEQFWFVASVTILPAALVSIPFGAVIALQVGSLTQQLGAQSFTGGASVLAVIQQASPIIVALLISGAAGSAICADLGSRKIREELDAMEVMGVSPIQRLVVPRVLATMFVAVLLNGLISVVGTLGGYFFNVIMQDGTPGAYLASFSALAQLPDLYISEFKALIFGFIAGIVAAYRGLNPRGGPKGVGDAVNQSVVITFMLLFFVNMVLTAIYLQIVPAKGS, from the coding sequence GTGACGGCCCCCATGCCGGTACGGCCCCCGGAGCCGCCCACGACCGGGGAGTCCGCGCCCCGACCGCCCGGGAACAAGCCCCCGACACGGCTGCTCGCCCCGCTGCGGGAGACCGGGAAGCTGTTCGCGCTCGGCCTCGCGGTGAGCCGGGCCATCTTCCGCAGACCCTTCCAGGTACGCGAGTTCATCGAGCAGTTCTGGTTCGTCGCCAGCGTCACCATCCTGCCCGCCGCCCTCGTCTCCATCCCGTTCGGCGCGGTCATCGCCCTCCAGGTCGGCTCGCTCACCCAGCAGCTCGGCGCGCAGTCCTTCACCGGTGGCGCCAGCGTGCTGGCCGTCATCCAGCAGGCCAGCCCGATCATCGTGGCGCTGCTGATCTCCGGAGCGGCCGGATCGGCCATCTGCGCGGATCTGGGCTCGCGCAAGATCCGCGAGGAGCTCGACGCGATGGAGGTCATGGGCGTCTCGCCCATCCAGCGCCTCGTCGTCCCGCGGGTCCTGGCGACCATGTTCGTCGCCGTCCTGCTCAACGGGCTGATCTCCGTCGTCGGCACCCTCGGCGGCTACTTCTTCAACGTGATCATGCAGGACGGCACGCCGGGCGCCTATCTGGCCAGCTTCTCCGCCCTGGCCCAGCTGCCCGACCTGTACATCAGCGAGTTCAAGGCGCTGATCTTCGGCTTCATCGCGGGGATCGTGGCCGCCTACCGGGGCCTGAACCCCAGGGGCGGTCCCAAAGGGGTCGGTGACGCGGTCAACCAGTCCGTCGTCATCACCTTCATGCTCCTGTTCTTCGTGAACATGGTCCTCACGGCGATCTACCTCCAGATCGTCCCCGCGAAGGGGAGCTGA
- a CDS encoding helix-turn-helix domain-containing protein: MPHLIQPLDTEDPLGPLPQEFAAMMRPELPSLIKEIGIEVTRAYPEYARLLDGPNGLAIRVGVEQSLSSFVDLVAEPSASTTLRDDMCRRFGRFEAYEGRSMDTLQGAYRLGARVALRRAKKVGQSYHLSPTLMLSFADALFTYVDELESLSREGFLEVQSQSGEQGEAVRRRLLHLILAGRPVPRSAIADLCEQTGWALPEQVTLIAVRAPVGLDRLCADRDVLSDLSDPQPHLLIPGPIDDARRSMLEQALPTARAAIGLTVPTALASDSIRWARRVLELVDTGVIDDAPFIRCEDHLITLWLLSDPALLDQLAQRELAPVAAISVNRRERLIETLRIWLDTRGTAAQMGELLDVHPQTVRYRMRNLENIFGDQLVDPESRFSTEAVLRALRLRARSDAPPA, from the coding sequence ATGCCACATCTCATACAGCCGTTGGATACCGAAGACCCCCTGGGGCCCCTCCCCCAGGAATTCGCCGCGATGATGCGGCCCGAACTTCCCAGTCTCATCAAGGAAATCGGCATAGAAGTCACGCGGGCGTACCCGGAATACGCCCGGCTGCTCGACGGCCCGAACGGACTGGCCATACGCGTGGGCGTGGAGCAGAGCCTTTCCTCGTTCGTCGACCTGGTGGCCGAGCCCTCCGCCTCCACCACCCTCCGCGACGACATGTGCCGTCGTTTCGGACGGTTCGAGGCGTACGAGGGAAGGAGCATGGACACCCTCCAGGGCGCCTATCGCCTCGGGGCGAGGGTCGCGCTGCGGCGCGCGAAGAAGGTCGGGCAGAGCTACCACCTCTCCCCCACGCTCATGCTGAGCTTCGCCGACGCGCTCTTCACCTATGTCGATGAGCTGGAATCCCTTTCCCGCGAGGGATTCCTGGAGGTGCAGTCCCAGTCCGGCGAGCAGGGCGAGGCCGTGCGCCGCCGCCTTCTGCACCTCATCCTCGCCGGCCGCCCGGTGCCCCGCAGCGCCATCGCCGACCTGTGCGAGCAGACCGGCTGGGCCCTGCCCGAGCAGGTCACCCTGATCGCCGTACGAGCCCCGGTGGGCCTGGACCGGCTCTGCGCCGACCGTGACGTCCTGTCCGATCTCAGCGATCCGCAGCCGCACTTACTGATTCCCGGGCCGATCGACGACGCACGAAGATCCATGCTGGAACAGGCCCTGCCCACCGCGCGCGCCGCGATCGGGCTGACCGTCCCGACCGCCCTGGCCTCGGACTCGATCCGCTGGGCCCGCCGGGTGCTCGAACTCGTCGACACGGGCGTGATCGACGACGCACCGTTCATCCGGTGCGAGGACCACCTGATCACCCTGTGGCTCCTGTCCGACCCGGCCCTTCTCGACCAGCTCGCCCAGCGGGAGTTGGCCCCGGTCGCCGCCATCAGCGTCAACCGTCGCGAACGGCTGATCGAGACGCTCAGGATCTGGCTCGACACCCGCGGCACCGCGGCCCAGATGGGCGAACTGCTCGATGTCCATCCGCAGACCGTCCGCTACCGCATGCGTAATCTGGAGAACATCTTCGGCGACCAACTGGTCGACCCGGAGAGCCGGTTCTCCACGGAAGCGGTATTGCGCGCACTGCGACTGCGTGCCCGCAGCGACGCCCCACCCGCCTGA
- a CDS encoding ABC transporter ATP-binding protein produces MGIEVVVEGLTKSFGKQNIWQDVSLTLPAGEVSVMLGPSGTGKTVFLKSIIGLLKPEQGRVLINGVDMVNSPEREIMETRKLFGLMFQDGALFGSMSLFDNIAFPLREHTRKKESEIRRIVMERIDVVGLLGAEGKLPGEISGGMRKRAGLARALVLDPQIILCDEPDSGLDPVRTAFLSQLLIDLNAQIDATMLIVTHNLDIAATVPDNMGMLFCRNLVTFGPREVLLTSDTPVVSQFLAGRREGPIGMSEEKDAATLAAEQRDSSAAPATGPRTVVPQLEPSPGMPVRQGALRRRERVMSMMGQLPEAARTAIMNSYSPAAGGVRP; encoded by the coding sequence ATGGGAATCGAAGTAGTCGTCGAGGGCCTCACGAAGTCCTTCGGCAAACAGAACATCTGGCAGGACGTCAGCCTCACCCTGCCCGCCGGTGAGGTGAGCGTGATGCTCGGCCCCTCCGGCACCGGAAAGACCGTCTTCCTGAAATCCATCATCGGACTGCTCAAGCCCGAGCAGGGGCGCGTCCTCATCAACGGCGTCGACATGGTGAACAGCCCCGAGCGCGAAATCATGGAGACCCGGAAGCTGTTCGGGCTCATGTTCCAGGACGGCGCGCTCTTCGGCTCGATGTCGCTCTTCGACAACATCGCCTTCCCACTGCGTGAACACACCCGCAAGAAGGAATCCGAGATCCGCCGCATCGTCATGGAGCGGATCGACGTCGTCGGACTTCTCGGTGCCGAAGGGAAGCTGCCGGGCGAGATATCCGGCGGTATGCGCAAGCGCGCCGGCCTCGCCCGCGCCCTCGTCCTGGACCCGCAGATCATCCTCTGCGACGAGCCCGACTCCGGACTCGACCCGGTCCGCACCGCCTTCCTCTCCCAGCTCCTCATCGATCTCAACGCGCAGATCGACGCGACGATGCTCATCGTCACCCACAACCTCGACATCGCGGCGACCGTCCCCGACAACATGGGCATGCTGTTCTGCCGCAATCTCGTCACCTTCGGCCCGCGCGAGGTGCTGCTCACCAGCGACACCCCGGTCGTCTCCCAGTTCCTCGCCGGACGCCGGGAAGGCCCCATCGGGATGTCCGAGGAGAAGGACGCCGCCACCCTCGCCGCCGAGCAGCGGGACAGCAGCGCCGCGCCCGCGACCGGGCCGCGCACCGTCGTCCCGCAGCTGGAACCCTCGCCCGGCATGCCCGTACGCCAGGGGGCGCTGCGCCGCCGGGAGCGGGTCATGTCGATGATGGGCCAGCTGCCGGAGGCCGCCCGTACGGCCATCATGAACAGCTACTCGCCGGCCGCGGGCGGGGTGCGCCCGTGA